A genomic segment from Ananas comosus cultivar F153 unplaced genomic scaffold, ASM154086v1, whole genome shotgun sequence encodes:
- the LOC109703837 gene encoding vegetative cell wall protein gp1-like, with the protein MISAVRRCFADGSASGVRVATEVAQCSESYMPFIACWFVQLLRLSSWLLIFMLASLAGYPVSSHKTYQALSIPTGRRRPSTREAGPCSHLPVSPGPVRDGPPPLAGHRAAVSSWALNESPSTQGAARPPPASSRPSAARQPPPAPPPPRGLPPAAAGSFRHDQVRPGRARALPASLEPAAGRRTPLPPLRARSSGLQRSPAAPAIPRHRRAPTFLLGSSRTHVRPSASLDPAEAAARDCHPGRRLQRPRGSFPQSRQGSTAAVTIVPRFRGPGLDGSRPASDRPAAAATRPCCRRCSPQRLPTRCRSPVATSSIHRWSQAFGVTPLPQPVFPLFLSTTSLKAAGLLERPPASYACPSRPLPTPPTT; encoded by the exons ATGATAAGCGCTGTGCGGCGCTGTTTCGCTGATGGTTCGGCGTCGGGTGTGCGTGTTGCCACAGAGGTTgcgcagtgctccgaaag TTACATGCCTTTCATTGCTTGCTGGTTTGTTCAGTTGCTACGTTTATCCTCTTGGCTG TTGATTTTCATGCTTGCGTCCTTGGCTGGCTATCCAGTGTCCTCACATAAGACATATCAG GCTCTCTCGATCCCAACCGGCCGTCGACGGCCTTCCACCCGCGAGGCCGGCCCCTGCTCGCACCTTCCAGTCTCCCCAGGGCCCGTCCGCGACGGGCCGCCGCCTTTAGCCGGCCACCGCGCCGCCGTGTCTAGTTGGGCTCTGAACGAGAGCCCAAGTACCCAAGGCGCCGCCAGGCCGCCGCCGGCCTCCTCGAGGCCCTCCGCTGCCAGACAGCCGCCTccagctcctcctcctccacgagGGCTGCCACCCGCCGCCGCCGGGAGCTTCCGGCATGACCAGGTTCGTCCCGGGCGTGCGCGAGCCCTGCCGGCGTCTCTCGagcccgccgccggccgccgcacGCCCCTGCCGCCCCTCCGCGCGCGCTCCAGCGGCCTCCAGCGGTCTCCCGCCGCGCCGGCTATCCCTCGCCACCGCCGCGCGCCTACGTTCCTACTGGGCTCGAGCCGGACCCACGTACGTCCATCGGCGTCTctcgaccccgccgaggccgccgCACGCGACTGCcaccccggccgccgcctcCAGCGGCCCCGAGGCTCCTTCCCACAGAGCCGGCAGGGTTCCACCGCCGCCGTCACGATCGTCCCTCGATTTCGAGGACCCGGTCTAGACGGTTCTAGACCGGCGTCGGACAgacccgccgccgccgccacgcgtccctgctgccgccgctgctcCCCTCAGCGGCTTCCGACCCGGTGCCGGTCCCCTGTTGCCACGAGCTCGATCCACCGATGGTCCCAGGCGTTTGGTGTTACGCCACTTCCCCAACCggttttccctctctttctctccactACGTCCCTAAAGGCCGCCGGCCTCCTCGAGCGGCCGCCGGCCTCGTACGCGTGCCCCTCCCGTCCTCTACCGACTCCGCCGACCACCTGA